In Acidobacteriota bacterium, a single window of DNA contains:
- a CDS encoding sulfatase, with protein MRWPFSVLVPLTLLVLALGCGGAQPSVVLISIDSLRADVPGSEVAGRPLTPVLDRFARQATVYTRAISAAPWTTPAMMSVMTGLGSGVHGVEEHDRALASTVPTLAERFRAAGYRTAAFTPAVTLRAEYGFSRGFEVYDQDNFGHNRLSSPTLVGKVLARLEEWKDEPFFIWVHLWDPHYNYIPPAPWNGYFRTGRQPPRDDVQCLKWVENPVSPEEAQWFKGQYDGEVAYTDQHLGQILDQVKKLGLEETTVVAVMADHGEAFLEHGWLGHTNRLDETLIHVPLMVRQPGAEGRRIDSVVPVAGLGRSLLELAAIDGRDFGDLPALPAAVQTPADERPVLSRTLRRGCWTALSTTRFKYLLEHRQCREFLFDLEQDPGETTDLSATQPERLLELRAALSVELERGASLRVARSMLPREIIEQAEARLRSIGYVGGAPTGGGDSKEVTCAKIAAPGRVDAFGDAAAQPCPEGAVHACLEVLGKQQP; from the coding sequence ATGAGATGGCCCTTTTCCGTGCTTGTCCCGCTTACTCTTCTCGTTCTCGCCCTCGGTTGCGGCGGGGCGCAGCCCTCCGTGGTGCTGATTTCCATCGACTCCCTGCGTGCCGACGTGCCGGGAAGCGAGGTTGCCGGCCGGCCTCTGACTCCTGTGCTCGACAGGTTTGCCCGGCAAGCCACGGTCTACACTCGGGCTATCAGCGCCGCTCCCTGGACGACACCCGCCATGATGTCGGTGATGACCGGACTGGGATCGGGAGTGCATGGGGTCGAGGAGCATGATCGGGCACTGGCCAGTACGGTACCGACGCTGGCCGAACGCTTCCGGGCCGCAGGGTATCGCACGGCAGCATTCACACCGGCTGTCACGCTGCGCGCAGAGTACGGCTTCAGTCGCGGCTTCGAGGTCTACGATCAGGACAACTTCGGGCACAATCGCCTTTCCTCTCCCACCCTGGTCGGCAAGGTGCTGGCCCGCCTCGAAGAGTGGAAGGACGAGCCTTTCTTCATCTGGGTGCATCTCTGGGATCCGCACTACAACTACATCCCTCCGGCTCCCTGGAACGGTTACTTCCGTACAGGTCGACAGCCCCCGCGCGACGATGTGCAGTGTCTCAAGTGGGTCGAAAACCCGGTCAGCCCGGAAGAGGCTCAGTGGTTCAAGGGACAGTACGATGGAGAGGTGGCCTACACCGATCAACACCTGGGGCAGATTCTCGATCAGGTGAAGAAGCTGGGCCTGGAGGAAACGACCGTGGTCGCCGTGATGGCCGACCACGGGGAGGCCTTCCTCGAACATGGCTGGCTGGGACACACCAACCGCCTGGACGAGACCCTGATCCATGTTCCGCTGATGGTGCGCCAACCTGGAGCGGAAGGACGACGGATCGATTCTGTCGTTCCCGTCGCAGGTCTGGGCCGGAGTTTGCTCGAACTGGCAGCCATCGACGGCAGGGATTTCGGTGATCTGCCGGCGCTGCCGGCTGCAGTCCAGACGCCGGCCGACGAGCGTCCAGTACTCAGTCGTACCCTGCGTCGCGGCTGTTGGACGGCACTGAGCACGACCCGCTTCAAGTACTTGCTCGAGCATCGGCAGTGTCGTGAGTTCCTCTTCGACCTCGAGCAGGACCCCGGTGAAACCACCGACCTGTCCGCGACTCAGCCGGAGCGCTTGCTTGAATTGCGCGCGGCGCTCTCCGTGGAACTCGAACGGGGAGCTTCGCTGCGCGTGGCGCGATCCATGTTACCTCGGGAGATCATCGAGCAAGCGGAAGCGCGCCTGCGCTCGATCGGCTATGTGGGCGGGGCTCCGACGGGTGGTGGGGATTCGAAGGAAGTGACCTGCGCCAAGATTGCCGCTCCGGGGCGGGTGGATGCCTTCGGTGACGCAGCGGCCCAGCCTTGCCCCGAGGGCGCGGTCCACGCCTGCCTGGAAGTTCTGGGGAAGCAACAGCCGTGA
- a CDS encoding DUF3604 domain-containing protein, giving the protein MTRGWPWHALVAGLLLVLAAGCHSEPPRRWQVLVTWPQPKMREGRYTGRLSVEAGRVVTFEPQHFDSARGDLLDRQSLAWSTLAGPRNLRSIVVEIEGGGSTRLEIECEGGARQFSAAELDAAATPLGAGRLPAPLLAGYCRIESLAPATIEVRGPSVVRAGVAVEAEVVARAATRGADPARGVDLELELESTDPAAELPRHLPMRAAHATVAITFHTPGLQQLRIRGETAASIEPRAWPVMVLAADDSETDPLFWGDLQAHTRFSSDSAGAPREAYRWAREEAGLDFVAITDHHWSHARNGTWEQARRLAEAMNEPGRFVAFVAVEWGAGMDRPGARLLNHHRHVLFPDSRGGLMVGATDRPAFWRALRRWEGAVAVPHHTGYGVDHLGSDWEMIAEDLEPAVEITSGHGSSEQADSPWPLSRPGGNGWVADAWRRGYMAGVLGGSDNHLGRPGSDVARIHTYALAGLTALRAEKLDRASLLTALRRRASYATMGARRIYLEFSVNGHPMGAALSGATARPREIRLLAGGTTELERIEVLRDEEVWQTATPEGWRFAARWLDERPLEPQRLHHYRVRLIQADGTGAYSSPVFLLPAEPGP; this is encoded by the coding sequence GTGACCCGCGGCTGGCCATGGCACGCTCTGGTCGCGGGCCTGTTGCTGGTCCTTGCGGCAGGTTGTCACTCGGAGCCGCCCCGGCGGTGGCAGGTTCTGGTTACCTGGCCCCAGCCGAAGATGCGGGAGGGTCGCTATACGGGTCGGCTCTCGGTGGAGGCAGGCCGCGTCGTGACCTTCGAACCCCAACACTTTGATTCCGCTCGGGGAGATCTCCTCGACCGCCAGAGCCTGGCCTGGTCCACTCTCGCCGGCCCCCGCAACTTGCGCTCGATCGTGGTGGAGATCGAGGGGGGGGGCAGCACTCGGCTCGAGATCGAATGTGAAGGCGGCGCACGGCAGTTCTCGGCAGCAGAGTTGGATGCCGCAGCGACACCACTGGGAGCCGGCCGGCTTCCCGCTCCCTTGCTGGCGGGCTACTGCCGGATCGAGAGCCTGGCACCGGCGACCATCGAAGTGCGTGGCCCCTCGGTTGTGCGTGCGGGCGTGGCGGTCGAGGCCGAAGTGGTGGCGCGCGCAGCGACCCGGGGAGCGGATCCGGCTCGGGGCGTGGATCTCGAACTAGAGCTGGAATCTACGGACCCCGCGGCGGAGTTGCCGCGGCACTTGCCGATGCGTGCCGCGCACGCCACGGTGGCGATCACCTTTCACACTCCGGGACTCCAGCAGCTCCGCATCCGTGGCGAGACGGCCGCCAGCATCGAGCCTCGGGCCTGGCCGGTGATGGTGCTCGCTGCCGACGATAGTGAGACGGACCCACTGTTCTGGGGCGATCTGCAAGCCCACACTCGTTTTTCCTCTGACTCGGCGGGGGCTCCCCGGGAGGCTTATCGCTGGGCTCGGGAAGAGGCCGGCCTGGATTTCGTTGCCATCACCGATCACCACTGGTCCCATGCCCGCAACGGTACGTGGGAGCAAGCTCGCCGCCTGGCGGAAGCGATGAATGAGCCCGGGCGCTTCGTTGCTTTCGTGGCCGTGGAATGGGGTGCGGGGATGGACCGTCCCGGAGCACGACTACTCAATCACCATCGCCACGTGCTTTTTCCCGATTCTCGCGGTGGTCTGATGGTGGGTGCTACCGACAGGCCGGCGTTCTGGAGGGCCCTGCGGCGCTGGGAGGGGGCAGTGGCCGTGCCGCACCACACTGGCTACGGCGTCGATCACCTGGGCAGCGACTGGGAGATGATTGCCGAGGACCTGGAGCCGGCTGTGGAGATCACCTCGGGCCACGGCTCGAGCGAGCAGGCCGACTCTCCCTGGCCACTTTCCCGCCCGGGGGGGAACGGATGGGTCGCCGATGCCTGGAGGCGGGGCTACATGGCCGGGGTGCTCGGCGGATCGGACAACCACCTGGGCCGGCCCGGCTCCGACGTGGCTCGCATCCACACCTACGCCCTTGCCGGCTTGACTGCTCTGCGGGCCGAGAAGCTCGACCGCGCTTCGCTGCTCACAGCTCTTCGCCGCCGAGCCAGCTACGCCACCATGGGCGCCCGCCGAATCTACCTGGAGTTCTCCGTGAACGGTCACCCCATGGGAGCTGCCTTGAGTGGCGCCACGGCGAGGCCGCGAGAGATTCGTCTGCTCGCCGGCGGCACGACAGAACTGGAACGGATCGAAGTGCTTCGAGACGAGGAGGTCTGGCAGACGGCAACGCCGGAGGGCTGGAGATTCGCAGCTCGCTGGCTCGATGAGCGACCCCTCGAACCGCAGCGTCTTCATCACTACCGCGTGCGCCTGATTCAGGCCGACGGTACCGGGGCTTACTCCTCTCCGGTCTTCCTCCTGCCGGCCGAGCCCGGCCCGTAG